The Anolis carolinensis isolate JA03-04 chromosome 2, rAnoCar3.1.pri, whole genome shotgun sequence genome has a window encoding:
- the sec61a1 gene encoding protein transport protein Sec61 subunit alpha, producing MGIKFLEVIKPFCVILPEIQKPERKIQFKEKVLWTAITLFIFLVCCQIPLFGIMSSDSADPFYWMRVILASNRGTLMELGISPIVTSGLIMQLLAGAKIIEVGDTPKDRALFNGAQKLFGMIITIGQSIVYVMTGMYGDPSEMGAGICLLITIQLFVAGLIVLLLDELLQKGYGLGSGISLFIATNICETIVWKAFSPTTVNTGRGMEFEGAIIALFHLLATRTDKVRALREAFYRQNLPNLMNLIATIFVFAVVIYFQGFRVDLPIKSARYRGQYNTYPIKLFYTSNIPIILQSALVSNLYVISQMLSARFSGNLLVSLLGTWSDTSSGGPARSYPVGGLCYYLSPPESFGSVLEDPVHAVVYIVFMLGSCAFFSKTWIEVSGSSAKDVAKQLKEQQMVMRGHRETSMVHELNRYIPTAAAFGGLCIGALSVLADFLGAIGSGTGILLAVTIIYQYFEIFVKEQSEVGSMGALLF from the exons ATGGGGA TTAAATTCCTTGAAGTAATCAAGCCCTTCTGTGTTATCTTGCCTGAGATCCAAAAACCAGAAAGGAAG ATCCAGTTCAAGGAAAAGGTACTATGGACTGCCATCACCCTCTTCATCTTTTTGGTTTGCTGCCAG ATTCCTCTGTTTGGTATAATGTCATCAGACTCAGCGGATCCTTTCTACTGGATGAGAGTAATTCTGGCTTCAAACAGAG GTACACTGATGGAGCTGGGCATTTCTCCCATTGTTACCTCCGGCCTCATCATGCAGTTGCTGGCTGGTGCCAAAATAATTGAAGTTGGGGATACACCAAAAGACAGAGCTCTTTTCAATGGGGCGCAGAAAT TATTTGGCATGATAATCACCATTGGTCAGTCTATCGTTTATGTAATGACTGGGATGTATGGAGACCCTTCAGAGATGGGAGCAGGAATCTGTCTGCTCATCACTATTCag CTTTTTGTTGCTGGTTTGATAGTTCTTCTCTTGGATGAACTTCTCCAAAAGGGATATGGTCTTGGTTCTGGAATTTCCCTCTTCATTGCCACTAACATTTGTGAGACAATTGTATGGAAGGCTTTCAGCCCAACCACAGTGAACACTGGCCGAG GCATGGAATTTGAAGGAGCCATCATTGCCCTGTTCCATCTACTGGCCACACGCACAGATAAAGTCAGAGCTCTCAGGGAAGCCTTTTATCGTCAGAACCTCCCCAATCTCATGAACCTCATTGCCACCATATTTGTCTTTGCTGTGGTCATTTACTTCCAG GGTTTCAGAGTGGACCTCCCTATAAAATCTGCCCGCTACCGTGGTCAATATAATACTTATCCCATCAAACTCTTCTACACCTCCAATATTCCCATCATTCTCCAGTCTGCACTGGTGTCCAACTTGTATGTTATATCCCAGATGCTCTCAGCCCGTTTCAGTGGCAACTTGTTGGTTAGCCTGCTGGGTACATGGTCG GATACGTCATCTGGAGGTCCTGCCCGTTCATATCCTGTGGGAGGGCTGTGTTATTACCTGTCACCTCCTGAGTCATTTGGTTCGGTGTTAGAAGACCCCGTCCATGCAGTCGTGTACATTGTGTTTATGTTGGGCTCTTGTGCTTTCTTCTCTAAAACCTGGATTGAGGTATCTGGCTCTTCTGCCAAAGAT GTTGCTAAACAACTGAAAGAACAGCAGATGGTTATGAGGGGTCACAGAGAAACTTCTATGGTCCATGAACTCAACAG ATACATTCCTAcagctgctgcgtttggtggcctCTGCATTGGCGCCCTCTCTGTGCTAGCAGATTTCCTTGGGGCAATTGGCTCGGGGACTGGGATCTTGCTAGCTGTCACCATCATTTACCAGTACTTCGAAATATTTGTCAAGGAGCAGAGTGAAGTTGGCAGCATGGGAGCGCTTCTCTTCTAA